In Streptomyces sp. NBC_01439, the following are encoded in one genomic region:
- a CDS encoding nucleotidyltransferase domain-containing protein produces the protein MDHKSTMLSVAFNGADNTGKTTQIGLLARRIGPAAASAGALHDHDSRWTGIRDDMAGWWFETGRIEEVVDVLATSYLARSAAPGVESLRLLDRGIPMLEASIAATVAVRENLAAPAAADRARALLEPWATDLRVAENKELSLYLAFSEDIGKNVAHSLAHQASVTPPYDRYQWALNERLKGMVGEGRFEHVVPIGGRSIVQVQREIRRLLHPRHPAVPARALDGVQIIALAGLSESGKSTAGEYLRTRHGHARLKLGWLLDTAAAHAGIPDPYAVTEVDQAEMIVDALDRYLTAHYYVTGVTIESLHSKKSTDALRRMLGEQITVTYLHTPMADRRARSETGADDVVVRDVVKASRGADRIVDIADRVIDNSGTRLHLERCLDEMVLDRHWPARQPETLPVNMLGLPIGPESYLHKLLDRTTGGADPVVDLLAVTGSGARGEFQSGWSDLDVFVVSDNARLGALADVLAELRADLEGVKLGISVVTLAECRTGNVSVRLQHVLAQIGAGAITPLWVRNGLRLPAPDPAAIVAATVANGVQATFDIRRQILAGAGDLHALYKVTGVSAKVQLEFRGVPVSADVDALTRLLGAHGHDTSLARTARTDRAAALEVARIVLDLWDDTMKGLKQ, from the coding sequence ATGGATCACAAGTCCACGATGTTGTCGGTCGCGTTCAATGGGGCCGACAACACGGGTAAGACCACGCAGATCGGCCTGCTGGCCCGCCGGATCGGTCCGGCTGCGGCGTCCGCCGGCGCCCTGCACGACCACGACTCCCGATGGACCGGTATCCGGGACGACATGGCCGGGTGGTGGTTCGAGACGGGCCGCATCGAGGAGGTCGTGGACGTCCTCGCGACTTCTTACCTCGCGCGATCCGCCGCCCCCGGCGTCGAGAGCCTGCGACTGTTGGACCGGGGAATCCCCATGCTGGAGGCGTCGATCGCCGCCACCGTTGCCGTTCGCGAGAACCTGGCCGCCCCGGCGGCGGCCGACCGGGCGCGTGCCCTGCTCGAACCTTGGGCCACGGACCTTCGCGTCGCCGAGAACAAGGAGCTTTCCCTCTACCTGGCGTTCTCCGAGGACATCGGCAAGAACGTGGCCCACAGCCTCGCCCACCAGGCGAGCGTCACCCCGCCCTACGACCGCTACCAGTGGGCCCTGAACGAACGACTCAAGGGCATGGTCGGAGAGGGTCGCTTCGAGCACGTGGTGCCGATCGGCGGCCGCTCCATCGTCCAGGTGCAGCGGGAGATCCGGCGTCTGCTGCACCCGCGGCACCCGGCCGTCCCGGCCCGTGCCCTGGACGGGGTGCAGATCATCGCGCTCGCCGGGCTGTCCGAGAGCGGCAAGAGCACCGCCGGCGAGTATCTGCGCACGCGACACGGCCACGCCCGCCTCAAGCTCGGGTGGCTGCTCGACACCGCCGCCGCGCACGCCGGCATACCCGACCCGTACGCGGTCACGGAGGTCGACCAGGCAGAGATGATCGTCGACGCCCTGGATCGCTATCTGACGGCCCACTACTACGTGACCGGCGTGACGATCGAGTCGCTGCACTCCAAGAAGTCCACCGACGCACTGCGACGAATGCTCGGAGAGCAGATCACCGTCACGTACCTCCACACGCCCATGGCGGACCGCCGCGCACGCAGCGAAACCGGAGCCGACGACGTGGTCGTGCGCGACGTCGTCAAGGCGAGTCGAGGCGCGGACAGGATCGTGGACATCGCGGACCGGGTGATCGACAACTCCGGTACACGGCTCCACCTGGAGCGCTGCCTGGACGAGATGGTCCTCGATCGCCACTGGCCCGCACGGCAGCCGGAGACGCTGCCCGTGAACATGCTGGGCCTCCCGATCGGCCCGGAGTCCTACCTGCACAAGCTGCTGGACCGCACCACCGGCGGCGCTGACCCGGTGGTGGACCTGCTGGCCGTCACCGGGTCCGGTGCCCGGGGCGAGTTCCAGAGCGGGTGGAGCGACCTCGATGTGTTCGTCGTCTCCGACAACGCCCGTTTGGGTGCCCTCGCCGACGTGCTGGCCGAACTCCGCGCCGACCTGGAGGGCGTCAAGCTCGGCATCAGCGTCGTCACGCTCGCCGAATGCCGCACCGGCAACGTGTCCGTTCGGCTCCAGCATGTGCTGGCCCAGATCGGTGCTGGTGCCATCACCCCGCTGTGGGTCCGAAACGGCCTGCGGCTCCCCGCTCCGGACCCGGCCGCCATCGTGGCCGCAACCGTCGCCAACGGGGTCCAAGCAACCTTCGACATCCGCCGTCAGATCCTCGCCGGCGCCGGCGATCTGCACGCCCTCTACAAGGTGACGGGGGTGTCCGCGAAGGTGCAGTTGGAGTTCCGCGGCGTACCGGTCTCCGCCGACGTGGACGCCCTGACCAGGCTCCTCGGCGCCCACGGCCACGACACCTCCCTGGCCCGCACCGCCCGTACCGACCGCGCCGCCGCCCTCGAGGTAGCCCGGATCGTCCTCGACCTGTGGGACGACACCATGAAAGGACTGAAGCAGTGA
- a CDS encoding SDR family NAD(P)-dependent oxidoreductase has protein sequence MNPTFPITDQSLRSRPLLGRTALVTGATGGIGAAICRALATAGARVAVAHFNEDAAAADLLDQLPTRGIAVSGDLTDPMFPTALIATVTDALAPVDILINNAGAYPRIPWEDLDEADWEQSFAINLHAPRRLCHAVTASMTERQWGRIVNIGSINALVGRRQLTPYATAKAAMIGLTRSLARDVGASGITVNSVLPGAIQVPAEDLLPPSARVSPEHQIARQCVPRRGRPEDVAAAVAFVASPSAGFITGQSLHVDGGWMMN, from the coding sequence GTGAACCCCACCTTCCCCATCACTGATCAGTCGCTGCGCAGCCGACCCCTGCTCGGCCGCACCGCTCTGGTCACCGGAGCCACCGGTGGCATCGGCGCCGCGATCTGCCGCGCCCTCGCCACCGCCGGCGCCCGCGTTGCCGTCGCCCATTTCAACGAGGACGCTGCCGCCGCCGACCTCCTGGACCAGCTGCCCACCCGAGGCATCGCCGTCTCCGGTGACCTCACCGATCCGATGTTCCCGACCGCCCTGATCGCCACCGTCACCGACGCCCTCGCACCCGTCGACATCCTGATCAACAACGCCGGTGCCTACCCCCGTATCCCCTGGGAGGACCTGGACGAGGCCGACTGGGAACAGTCCTTCGCCATCAACCTCCACGCTCCGCGCCGTCTGTGCCACGCTGTCACCGCGAGCATGACGGAACGTCAGTGGGGCAGGATCGTGAACATCGGCTCGATCAATGCCCTCGTGGGCCGTCGCCAGCTCACCCCCTACGCCACGGCCAAGGCCGCGATGATCGGACTGACCCGGTCACTGGCCCGCGATGTCGGCGCGAGCGGGATCACCGTCAACTCGGTCCTGCCCGGAGCGATCCAGGTTCCTGCTGAAGATCTCCTCCCGCCCTCCGCCCGGGTGTCCCCCGAGCACCAGATCGCCCGCCAGTGCGTTCCCCGCCGCGGGCGGCCGGAGGACGTCGCCGCCGCTGTCGCCTTCGTGGCAAGTCCTTCGGCCGGGTTCATCACCGGTCAGAGTCTCCACGTTGATGGCGGCTGGATGATGAACTGA
- a CDS encoding NUDIX hydrolase, which yields MKERVRAVLITPAHTMLVIRRTVPGRDVYHVLVGGGIEDGDPTPEAALHREIHEEIAGKAHIVRLLGTLADTEREEIQHIYLAEVRTWAFDDRTGSEFTRVDRGTYELVETPLTTPQALATLNLQPPSVLPLIQEVMSEWA from the coding sequence GTGAAAGAACGCGTGCGGGCCGTCCTGATCACCCCGGCCCACACCATGCTCGTCATCCGCCGCACCGTCCCCGGCCGCGACGTCTACCACGTCCTCGTCGGCGGCGGCATCGAGGACGGCGACCCCACCCCGGAAGCGGCTCTCCACCGTGAGATCCACGAGGAGATTGCCGGGAAGGCTCACATCGTCCGGCTGCTGGGCACTCTCGCCGACACCGAACGCGAAGAGATCCAGCACATCTATCTCGCCGAGGTCCGCACCTGGGCCTTCGACGACCGTACCGGCAGCGAGTTCACGCGTGTCGATCGCGGCACCTACGAACTCGTCGAGACCCCCCTTACCACCCCCCAGGCCCTGGCCACCCTCAACCTCCAGCCTCCATCGGTGCTGCCCCTGATCCAGGAGGTCATGTCCGAATGGGCGTGA